One genomic window of Rhizomicrobium sp. includes the following:
- a CDS encoding amidase family protein, with amino-acid sequence MLADLKAKKVSARELLDAHLARNDAIAPTINAVIATDIARARKDAAAIDDARAKGAALGALAGLPMTIKDGFDVQNMPATSGNPAFKDRAKDCADATVVAAARKQGAVIWGKTNVPFMLGDYQTFNVLHGTTNNPYDVTKVPGGSSGGAGAALATGVTPLEIGSDIGGSLRHPANYCGVTALKPTWRALDGRGHVPPSPGAYYECDIGVYGPMARNADDLKLLWSVLHGTPEQPRRDVKGALVAVWDEEASWPLARDVRDGVARAAAALEKAGAQVERAKPDIDGQALMETYLALLVPIVASEYPDALLKSFEAMREADLTLIAAGGAGAEIALSRLLAVPTYREHVAALVRRQALKDKLADFFERYDAIVMPIGMVPPFAHQQEPGFNERVLDVDGVAVPYRAMLNWISPASALHAPALAVPAGQTARGLPVGVQIVGPWHGEDRLFDFAAAIEDELGGFTPPPL; translated from the coding sequence ATGCTCGCCGATCTTAAGGCGAAGAAGGTCTCGGCCCGCGAATTGCTGGACGCGCATCTGGCGCGCAACGACGCCATCGCGCCGACGATCAACGCCGTCATCGCAACCGATATCGCGCGCGCGCGGAAAGACGCCGCCGCGATCGACGACGCGCGCGCCAAGGGCGCGGCGCTCGGCGCGCTCGCCGGCCTGCCGATGACGATCAAGGACGGCTTCGACGTGCAGAACATGCCGGCCACGTCCGGCAATCCCGCCTTCAAGGACCGCGCCAAGGATTGCGCCGACGCGACGGTGGTCGCCGCCGCGCGCAAGCAGGGCGCGGTGATCTGGGGCAAGACCAACGTGCCCTTCATGCTCGGCGACTACCAGACCTTCAACGTCCTGCACGGCACCACGAACAATCCCTATGACGTGACGAAAGTCCCCGGCGGCTCGTCGGGCGGCGCCGGCGCGGCGCTCGCCACCGGCGTGACGCCGCTGGAGATCGGTTCGGACATCGGCGGCTCGCTGCGCCATCCGGCGAATTATTGCGGCGTCACCGCGTTGAAGCCGACCTGGCGCGCGCTCGACGGGCGAGGCCACGTACCGCCGAGCCCCGGCGCCTATTACGAATGCGACATCGGCGTCTACGGCCCGATGGCGCGCAATGCCGATGATCTCAAGCTGCTGTGGAGCGTGCTGCACGGAACGCCCGAGCAACCGCGCCGCGATGTGAAAGGCGCGCTGGTCGCGGTGTGGGACGAAGAAGCCTCCTGGCCGCTGGCGCGCGATGTGCGCGACGGCGTGGCCCGCGCCGCCGCCGCGCTGGAAAAAGCCGGCGCGCAGGTCGAGCGCGCCAAGCCCGACATCGACGGCCAGGCGCTGATGGAGACCTATCTCGCGCTCCTGGTACCGATCGTGGCATCGGAATATCCCGACGCGCTCCTGAAATCCTTCGAGGCAATGCGCGAGGCGGACCTGACGCTGATCGCCGCCGGCGGTGCGGGCGCCGAGATCGCCTTGTCCCGCTTGCTCGCCGTGCCGACCTATCGCGAACACGTCGCGGCGCTGGTGCGCCGCCAGGCGCTGAAGGACAAGCTCGCGGACTTCTTCGAACGCTATGACGCCATCGTCATGCCCATCGGCATGGTGCCGCCCTTCGCGCACCAGCAGGAGCCGGGGTTCAACGAACGCGTCCTCGACGTCGACGGCGTAGCGGTGCCCTATCGCGCCATGCTCAACTGGATATCGCCCGCCTCTGCGCTGCACGCGCCGGCGCTCGCGGTGCCGGCCGGGCAGACCGCGCGGGGCCTGCCGGTCGGCGTGCAGATTGTCGGCCCGTGGCACGGCGAGGATCGCCTGTTCGACTTCGCAGCCGCCATCGAAGATGAGCTCGGCGGCTTTACGCCGCCACCGCTTTGA
- a CDS encoding alcohol dehydrogenase catalytic domain-containing protein codes for MRAAVFQEIAKPLVVENIADPVPGPHDIILRVRTCGICGSDLHMTEAGTIMPLPGGAVMGHEFAGEVVEVGKAVTHLWKAGERVAGFPVICCGEHSPCLSLSLSSACPKLIPVGLGHSPGAYAEYVRIGASSGYRLPANVSFREGAMVEPLAVGLHAVDMAKLERGATVLVIGAGPVGLAVMLWAKFLGARHVIVSEKADVRKKMAARFGATDAIDPDLPLTPQVQKIAGKAPDVIFECVGAPGLLMNAMAEAPRGGRILVAGVCQKPDTIMPLIGIVKEIAIQFVLGYRAADFDYVIAMIASDRVDVEHMITDIVDLDALPAAFEALRKPSHQCKVMLEN; via the coding sequence ATGCGCGCCGCCGTGTTCCAGGAAATCGCCAAGCCGCTGGTCGTGGAGAACATCGCCGATCCGGTGCCGGGGCCGCACGACATCATCCTGCGCGTAAGGACGTGCGGCATCTGCGGCTCGGACCTGCACATGACCGAGGCCGGCACGATCATGCCGCTGCCGGGCGGCGCGGTGATGGGACATGAATTCGCCGGCGAGGTGGTGGAGGTCGGCAAGGCGGTCACGCATCTGTGGAAAGCGGGCGAGCGCGTCGCGGGCTTTCCGGTGATCTGCTGCGGCGAGCATTCGCCGTGCCTGTCGCTGTCACTGAGCAGCGCCTGCCCGAAATTGATTCCCGTCGGGCTGGGCCACAGCCCCGGCGCCTATGCGGAATATGTGCGGATCGGCGCCAGCAGCGGCTACCGCCTGCCGGCGAATGTCTCGTTCCGCGAGGGCGCGATGGTGGAGCCCTTGGCGGTCGGCCTGCATGCCGTCGACATGGCGAAGCTGGAGCGCGGCGCGACCGTCCTGGTGATCGGCGCGGGACCGGTCGGGCTCGCGGTGATGCTGTGGGCGAAGTTCCTGGGCGCGCGCCATGTGATCGTGAGCGAGAAGGCGGATGTGCGGAAGAAGATGGCGGCGCGCTTCGGCGCCACCGACGCGATCGATCCGGACCTGCCGCTGACGCCGCAGGTGCAGAAGATCGCCGGCAAGGCGCCGGACGTGATCTTCGAATGCGTCGGCGCGCCGGGCCTTCTGATGAACGCGATGGCGGAAGCCCCGCGCGGCGGGCGCATCCTGGTCGCCGGCGTGTGCCAGAAGCCCGACACGATCATGCCGCTGATCGGCATCGTGAAGGAGATCGCGATCCAGTTCGTGCTCGGCTATCGCGCGGCGGATTTCGACTATGTCATCGCGATGATCGCGTCCGACCGCGTCGACGTCGAACACATGATCACCGACATCGTCGATCTCGACGCCCTGCCGGCCGCCTTCGAGGCGCTGCGCAAACCGTCGCATCAGTGCAAGGTGATGCTGGAGAACTGA
- a CDS encoding PAS domain-containing protein has translation MSKEEDRFVDSVISERLRAVHGVWTELAAGRLGPKRAELTPAKLRRATAWAFTVEVIDGGTDFRVGFRGDKVTQFMGEPCTAQSLASLRGIAFFDIAEALFRACVESRKPLVSAPRRTQYKGKEHLEREVLLLPLSEDGVTVTGLLGAFDTWQLGTHSRAAATAAAAD, from the coding sequence ATGAGCAAGGAAGAAGACCGATTCGTTGACAGCGTTATCAGCGAGAGGCTGCGCGCGGTCCATGGCGTGTGGACGGAACTGGCGGCGGGACGCCTCGGTCCCAAGCGCGCCGAACTGACGCCCGCCAAGCTGCGCCGCGCCACGGCCTGGGCGTTCACCGTCGAGGTGATCGATGGCGGCACGGATTTCCGCGTCGGCTTTCGCGGCGACAAGGTGACCCAGTTCATGGGCGAACCCTGTACGGCGCAAAGCCTTGCGAGCCTGCGCGGCATTGCCTTCTTCGACATCGCGGAGGCGTTGTTCCGGGCCTGCGTCGAGAGCCGCAAGCCGCTGGTCAGCGCACCCCGGCGGACGCAATACAAGGGCAAGGAGCATCTCGAACGCGAAGTGCTGCTGCTGCCCCTGTCGGAAGACGGCGTCACCGTCACCGGGCTTCTCGGCGCGTTCGACACCTGGCAGCTCGGCACCCATTCGCGCGCGGCGGCGACGGCGGCCGCGGCGGATTGA
- a CDS encoding phosphatidylserine decarboxylase, protein MVALRIPIHREGWPFIAIFAVANLLIYLFSHGAALLFAPLTLWCIAFFRDPERTPPPGETRIVSPADGKLLPTVEAVPPEELGLGPEPRRRLSIFMNVFNVHVNRMPVSGTVVALAYRPGRFFNASFDKASVHNERMSARVRPAGATDPGQDLAVVQIAGLVARRIVCDIKDGDAVRRGARYGMIRFGSRLDVYLPPSAKIVVQDGSVTKAGETVLAELQG, encoded by the coding sequence ATCGTCGCCTTGCGCATTCCCATCCATCGCGAAGGCTGGCCGTTCATCGCGATCTTCGCGGTCGCGAATTTGCTGATCTATCTGTTCTCGCACGGCGCGGCCCTGCTGTTCGCGCCGCTGACGCTGTGGTGCATCGCGTTCTTCCGCGATCCGGAGCGCACGCCGCCGCCGGGCGAGACGCGCATCGTCAGCCCCGCCGACGGCAAGCTGCTGCCGACCGTCGAGGCCGTGCCGCCCGAGGAACTGGGGCTGGGCCCGGAGCCGCGCCGACGCCTGTCGATCTTCATGAATGTCTTCAACGTGCATGTGAACCGCATGCCGGTCAGCGGCACGGTGGTGGCGCTCGCCTATCGCCCGGGCCGGTTCTTCAACGCCTCCTTCGACAAGGCCAGCGTGCACAATGAGCGCATGTCGGCGCGGGTGCGGCCGGCGGGCGCAACCGATCCGGGCCAGGACCTTGCCGTGGTGCAGATCGCCGGCCTCGTGGCGCGGCGCATCGTCTGCGACATCAAGGACGGCGACGCCGTCCGGCGGGGCGCGCGCTATGGCATGATCCGCTTCGGCAGCCGGTTGGATGTCTATTTACCCCCTTCGGCTAAGATCGTGGTACAAGACGGTTCTGTGACAAAGGCCGGCGAGACCGTGCTCGCGGAACTACAAGGGTAG
- the pssA gene encoding CDP-diacylglycerol--serine O-phosphatidyltransferase encodes MAERLEELSVGRVVPSVLTLLGLCSGITAIKFAIEADWGAAVIAIIFAMVFDMLDGRAARFLGADTRFGAQLDSLADLVSFGVAPGVLIYMWSLERMGNAGWIAALIFCVCSAIRLARFNVQSVRDEGATSHNPYFTGLPTPAAAGLVMLPMLLSFQGGGDIFRTPIVSGVMIALSASLMVSRLPTPSIKYMRPAPRHRVLLWGFVGLLAGFMFTWPWVTATVGMAIYLASIPLGIAMQARRARTHPGE; translated from the coding sequence ATGGCCGAAAGGCTCGAAGAGCTTTCCGTCGGCCGCGTCGTGCCGAGCGTGCTCACCCTGCTCGGCCTGTGCAGCGGCATCACCGCCATCAAATTCGCCATCGAGGCCGATTGGGGCGCCGCGGTCATCGCCATCATCTTCGCGATGGTGTTCGACATGCTGGACGGCCGCGCGGCGCGCTTCCTCGGCGCCGATACGCGGTTCGGGGCGCAGCTCGATTCGCTGGCCGATCTCGTCAGCTTCGGTGTGGCGCCCGGCGTGCTCATTTATATGTGGAGCCTGGAGCGCATGGGCAATGCGGGCTGGATCGCGGCGCTGATCTTCTGCGTCTGCTCCGCCATCCGCCTGGCGCGGTTCAACGTGCAGAGCGTGCGCGACGAAGGCGCCACCTCGCACAATCCCTATTTCACCGGCCTGCCGACCCCGGCGGCCGCCGGCCTCGTCATGCTGCCGATGCTTTTGAGCTTCCAGGGCGGCGGCGACATCTTCCGCACCCCGATCGTCAGCGGCGTGATGATCGCGCTCTCCGCCAGCCTGATGGTGAGCCGGCTGCCGACGCCGTCGATCAAGTATATGCGGCCGGCGCCCCGCCACCGCGTGCTGCTCTGGGGCTTTGTCGGCCTTCTGGCCGGGTTCATGTTCACCTGGCCCTGGGTGACGGCGACGGTCGGCATGGCGATCTATCTGGCGTCGATCCCGCTCGGCATCGCGATGCAGGCGCGCCGCGCGCGCACCCATCCGGGCGAATGA
- a CDS encoding DUF1003 domain-containing protein: MASAALAKLAELRAKHPLRNTYAGIKAQMGQMEKVALWITDHVGTMTFFLLIVVWTVLWLGWNFLAPASLQFDPPMGFVFWLFISNLVQIMLMPLLMIGQNIQGRASEARAEHDLEVNIKAEAEVEVILHHLERQNEILMAMLQRQGIKLDEILSSQS, translated from the coding sequence ATGGCGTCAGCGGCACTCGCCAAACTTGCCGAACTGCGGGCCAAGCACCCGCTGCGCAACACCTATGCCGGCATCAAGGCCCAGATGGGTCAGATGGAGAAGGTCGCGCTGTGGATCACCGACCATGTCGGCACCATGACGTTCTTCCTGCTGATCGTCGTGTGGACCGTGCTGTGGCTCGGCTGGAACTTTCTCGCACCGGCCTCGCTGCAATTCGATCCGCCGATGGGCTTCGTGTTCTGGCTGTTCATCTCGAACCTGGTCCAGATCATGCTCATGCCGCTTCTGATGATCGGCCAGAACATCCAGGGCCGCGCCTCCGAGGCGCGCGCCGAGCACGATCTGGAGGTGAACATCAAGGCGGAGGCCGAGGTCGAGGTGATCCTGCATCACCTCGAGCGTCAGAACGAGATTCTGATGGCGATGCTGCAGCGGCAGGGCATCAAGCTCGACGAGATCCTGTCCTCGCAGAGCTGA